One genomic segment of Amycolatopsis sp. Hca4 includes these proteins:
- a CDS encoding MFS transporter produces MTVELQLRPRLVSRALLVRFVSIAGSAVGFFLPLSVVPLYAGQDGAGLATVALLLATVAAELGTPRLVARVGYRWALAAGLVLLGLPTLVLTVSDDLRVIVAVSVVRGIGYAIAVVAGGAVTALLIPAERRGEGLALVGIVGGIPSLLALPAGVWAAAHWGYAPVFVATAVATLLALLSVPGLPRRSFSVAEDGVLASLRNPVLTRPAMLFAVSAAAVGVLVTFLPLAAADQPAWVAATALLAQPAAATAARWVAGRIGDRHGPAWLLVPGLLLCAAGMAGVACTGTPAAVIGGALGFGAGFGALQNATLSLMYTRVAAGGESAVSAIWNAAYDLGMAAGALGAGLVIGPAGYPATFALTAVLVLPAVLLARRDRRP; encoded by the coding sequence ATGACCGTTGAACTGCAGCTCCGCCCCCGGCTGGTGTCCCGTGCCCTGCTGGTGCGCTTCGTCTCGATCGCCGGCTCGGCGGTCGGCTTCTTCCTGCCGCTGTCGGTGGTGCCGTTGTACGCCGGGCAGGACGGCGCGGGGCTCGCGACGGTGGCGTTGCTGCTGGCCACCGTGGCCGCCGAGCTGGGGACGCCGCGGCTGGTCGCCCGCGTCGGCTACCGGTGGGCGCTGGCCGCCGGGCTGGTCCTGCTCGGGCTGCCGACGCTCGTGCTGACGGTCAGCGACGACCTGCGCGTGATCGTCGCGGTCAGCGTGGTGCGCGGGATCGGGTACGCCATCGCGGTGGTGGCGGGCGGGGCCGTCACCGCCCTGCTGATCCCGGCGGAGCGGCGCGGCGAGGGCTTGGCGCTGGTCGGGATCGTCGGCGGGATCCCGAGCCTGCTCGCGTTGCCCGCCGGGGTGTGGGCGGCGGCGCATTGGGGCTACGCGCCGGTGTTCGTGGCGACGGCCGTGGCGACGCTGCTCGCCCTGCTGTCGGTGCCGGGCCTGCCGCGCCGCTCGTTCTCCGTGGCAGAAGACGGTGTGCTGGCGAGTCTGCGCAACCCGGTGCTGACCCGGCCGGCGATGCTCTTCGCGGTGTCGGCGGCCGCGGTCGGCGTCCTGGTGACGTTCCTCCCGCTCGCCGCCGCGGACCAGCCGGCCTGGGTCGCCGCGACCGCGCTGCTCGCCCAGCCCGCGGCCGCCACCGCGGCGCGCTGGGTGGCCGGCCGGATCGGCGACCGTCACGGACCGGCGTGGCTGCTGGTACCGGGACTGCTGCTGTGCGCGGCAGGCATGGCGGGCGTCGCCTGCACCGGCACCCCGGCCGCGGTGATCGGCGGGGCGCTCGGTTTCGGCGCCGGGTTCGGCGCGCTGCAGAACGCGACGCTGTCGCTGATGTACACCCGGGTGGCGGCCGGCGGCGAGAGCGCGGTGAGCGCGATCTGGAACGCGGCCTACGACCTCGGCATGGCGGCCGGCGCGCTGGGCGCGGGCCTGGTGATCGGCCCGGCGGGCTACCCGGCGACCTTCGCCCTCACCGCCGTGCTGGTCCTGCCCGCGGTGCTGCTTGCGCGGCGTGATCGACGGCCATGA
- a CDS encoding PLP-dependent aminotransferase family protein codes for MAVEWSGWGPELLFTIDRESGEGLRAQLERQLRDAICSGRLAGGERLPSSRELARAAGLSRGLVQDCYAQLQAEGYLTSRPGSATRVAAVARRATTAPPSPRPPSRPALADFRHGVPDLRLAPREDWAWAVREVCRTAPNSAFDYGDPIGERQLREVLAAYLRRVRAVAATAGQVVVCTGMAQALGLVLRALGGATLAVEDPGAVRSTARQAAAAGVATVPVPVDEDGLDVEALDRSGARAVLVTPAHQWPTGVVLAGHRRRELLAWARRRDGLVIEDDYDAEFRYDRDPVGSLQGLDPGHVVSLGTVSKSLAPALRLGWLVAPERLIPVLAEDKAATDRGSPGLDQLALALLIESGRYDRHLRRARAVYAARRRTLVDALAVHAPGLRVTGLAAGFHAVLHLPAGADEERVIDQARRRGVGLYGLAGLHATPGPWPPRLILGFGDTPDHAIGPGIAAVADLLRG; via the coding sequence ATGGCTGTGGAGTGGTCCGGTTGGGGGCCGGAACTGCTGTTCACGATCGACCGCGAGAGCGGCGAAGGGCTCCGCGCGCAGCTCGAGCGGCAGCTGCGTGACGCGATCTGCAGCGGCCGTCTCGCGGGCGGGGAGCGGCTGCCGTCCTCCCGCGAACTCGCGCGCGCGGCCGGCCTGTCCCGCGGCCTGGTCCAGGACTGCTACGCCCAGCTGCAGGCCGAGGGCTACCTGACCAGCCGTCCCGGCTCGGCCACGCGCGTGGCCGCGGTCGCCCGCCGGGCCACGACGGCGCCGCCGAGCCCGCGGCCGCCGTCCCGCCCGGCGCTCGCCGACTTCCGCCACGGCGTCCCCGACCTGCGCCTGGCGCCCCGCGAGGACTGGGCGTGGGCGGTCCGCGAGGTCTGCCGCACCGCGCCGAACAGCGCGTTCGACTACGGCGACCCGATCGGTGAACGGCAGCTGCGGGAGGTGCTCGCGGCCTACCTGCGGCGGGTGCGGGCGGTCGCGGCGACGGCCGGACAGGTCGTCGTCTGCACGGGGATGGCCCAGGCCCTCGGACTGGTCCTGCGTGCACTCGGCGGCGCCACCCTGGCCGTCGAAGACCCCGGCGCGGTCCGGTCGACGGCGCGCCAGGCGGCCGCCGCCGGGGTGGCCACCGTGCCCGTTCCGGTCGACGAAGACGGCCTCGACGTCGAGGCACTGGACCGCAGCGGGGCACGAGCCGTGCTGGTGACCCCGGCGCACCAGTGGCCGACGGGCGTGGTGCTCGCCGGGCACCGCCGCCGGGAACTGCTCGCGTGGGCGCGCCGGCGCGACGGCCTGGTCATCGAAGACGACTACGACGCCGAATTCCGCTACGACCGCGATCCGGTCGGTTCGCTGCAGGGCCTCGACCCCGGCCACGTCGTCTCGCTCGGCACGGTCAGCAAGTCGCTCGCGCCCGCCCTGCGCCTGGGCTGGCTCGTCGCGCCCGAACGGCTGATTCCCGTGCTGGCAGAGGACAAAGCCGCCACCGACCGGGGGAGCCCCGGCCTCGACCAGCTGGCGCTGGCGCTGCTCATCGAGTCCGGCCGCTACGACCGGCACCTGCGCCGCGCTCGCGCCGTGTACGCGGCCCGGCGGCGGACGCTCGTCGACGCGCTGGCCGTCCACGCGCCCGGCCTGCGCGTCACCGGGCTGGCCGCCGGGTTCCACGCCGTCCTGCACCTGCCGGCCGGCGCGGACGAGGAGCGGGTGATCGACCAGGCCCGGCGGCGGGGCGTCGGGCTCTACGGCCTGGCCGGGCTGCACGCGACGCCGGGGCCGTGGCCGCCGCGGCTGATCCTGGGGTTCGGCGACACCCCGGACCACGCGATCGGCCCGGGCATCGCCGCCGTCGCCGACCTGTTGCGGGGCTGA